Proteins from a single region of Oncorhynchus tshawytscha isolate Ot180627B linkage group LG03, Otsh_v2.0, whole genome shotgun sequence:
- the LOC112225912 gene encoding histone H1.5-like isoform X2 → MPRNARKKEDVKQERKGKVNIESKGTVTVINRGQEKVKRKPPVKPPVKSPVKQQTKPVKNPGGRGLGKAGARRLGQLLKRAIQEKKNVTGNEKVPLPTTPVRLFKYQAEAASAPKTNDARRVATRVSQLILRVVSQCKHRGGISMVDLKHALAAGGYDVTKNNTRVNLAVKGLVRKETLVQTTGVGASGSFKLNKVTV, encoded by the exons ATGCCTAGAAACGCCCGCAAAAAGGAAGATGTCAAacaagagagaaaggggaaagttAACATAGAATCAAAGGGAACAGTTACAGTAATCAACAGAGGACAAGAGAAAGTTAAACGTAAACCGCCAGTAAAACCACCGGTCAAGTCGCCCGTGAAGCAGCAAACGAAGCCTGTAAAAAACCCAGGTGGTCGGGGTCTTGGGAAAGCAGGGGCTAGACGTTTGGGTCAGCTATTGAAGCGTGCAATCCAAGAGAAGAAGAATGTTACAGGAAACGAAAAAGTGCCTTTGCCAA CGACCCCAGTTCGCCTGTTCAAGTACCAGGCAGAGGCTGCATCTGCACCCAAAACCAACGATGCAAGGCGTGTGGCTACCCGGGTCTCCCAGCTCATCCTTCGGGTAGTCTCCCAGTGCAAGCACAGGGGTGGCATCTCCATGGTGGACCTCAAGCATGCCCTGGCTGCTGGTGGCTATGATGTCACCAAGAACAATACCCGTGTGAACTTAGCTGTGAAAGGCCTGGTGAGGAAGGAGACACTGGTGCAGACTACTGGAGTTGGTGCATCTGGGTCATTTAAACTCAACAAGGTAACAGTTTAA